The Kordia sp. SMS9 DNA window ATCGGATACGTGGCTACGGTTGGCAAAGCCTCAGTTTCAAAAGGAATCGTTCCAATGAGTTTTGCCAAGCCAAACCCAATAATCAATCCTAAAACTCCACCCACAAGTCCAATAATCATTGCCTGACTCATAAAAATGCGTTGCACATCTTTTCCTGAAAATCCAACGGCTTTTAAAATGGCGATATCGTTCATCTTTTCATAAATTAACATGTTGAGAATATTGTAAATTCCAAATCCTGCCACAATCAACAAAGTGATAGAAACGGCATAGGTAATAAGGTTTCTAATGGTCGTTCCTGTTTCAAATTGTGCGTTTGCCGTTTTAATATCAATTGCGGTCAAATTGAACTGTTGTGCAATTTGTTGCGCCAACGGCACCGACTTTTCAATATCATGCAACTTTACATTGATATCTGTAATATAATTGTTCGATTTCCCCAAAATTCGCTGTACAGTTTTCAAATTGGCAAAACTCTGTATCGCATCCAAATCTGCAATTCCACTTTGGTAAAACCCGACTATTTTCAGTGGAAAAGTTCCACCATTCACAGGACGTATTTGCACGCGATCGCCAATGTTGAGCGACATTTTTTTGGCAATGCCGATGCCTAATAAAATGCCATTATCAGTTTGATCCAACGCTTCCGCAGAACCTTCTACAATATAATCGTCCATATTAAAAAAAGTCACTTCATCTATGGGTTGAATTCCTGTCAAATTTCCACCCAATTCAATAGAACCCGCAATGTAAAATATTTGGGTTTTTAGCTGTGGCAATGCGCCGCGCACATCTTCACTTTTTTCCAAATACTGAATAATTGGTAATGCATTGTGAATTTTTAGTTGACTTTGCTTGGGCTTAATAGAATGAACGATATGAAAACTATTTTGAAGCTCTTTGTAATAGGCAATAGGTTGTTTTTCAGAAGGTTCTATCTCGTTGTAAATATGTACATGTGGTGTCTGATTCAGGATCAAACTATCCAACATTGTATTCAATCCTGTCATAAAACAGACCAAGGTAATGTAAGAACCAATTCCAAAAGTAACACCAAGTGCCGCCGTACTTGTTTGCTTTATTTTTGTCAGCAAATGTGTTTTGGCAATATTCAATATAACATTCCAGTTTGTCATTGTGCAGGCTTATAAATAAAGGTTTCGCTCGTCAATCCAGAAGTCACTTCTACATATTCCATATTTTGCAATCCTGTCGTAATATTGATGATTCCTTCGTCAGTTTCTACTTTGTTATTTTCGATCAAATATACTTTCGGAATCGTCAATACATCTTTCTTTTGAGAAATTACAATATTTGCTTCGCCCGAAAGTCCAGGGAAAAGTACATCTGGCATGTCGTCAAAAACCGCTTCTACGGTAAACGTTTGATTACTTTCATCTTTTTTGGGATAAATTTTAGAAATGTTGGCTTTAAAAACAATTCCGTCATACGCATCCAAATGCACCAGCACTTCTTGGTCTTTTTTAATTTTTACAATATCAACTTCATCTACCAGCAATTCAATCACAAAATTGGTGGCACTTCCAATACTCGCTAAAGATTCCATAGTGTTTACAATTTCGCCAGGCTCTTTATAAAGTGCATATACTTTGCCTTTTATTTTGCTTTTTACGGTGTAATCGTCCGTGGTAATCAACGAAGATTCGTAAGTGTTTTTTGCTTGTTTTACCGCAGTTTGCAATTCGTTTTGCGTGCTGA harbors:
- a CDS encoding ABC transporter permease, producing the protein MTNWNVILNIAKTHLLTKIKQTSTAALGVTFGIGSYITLVCFMTGLNTMLDSLILNQTPHVHIYNEIEPSEKQPIAYYKELQNSFHIVHSIKPKQSQLKIHNALPIIQYLEKSEDVRGALPQLKTQIFYIAGSIELGGNLTGIQPIDEVTFFNMDDYIVEGSAEALDQTDNGILLGIGIAKKMSLNIGDRVQIRPVNGGTFPLKIVGFYQSGIADLDAIQSFANLKTVQRILGKSNNYITDINVKLHDIEKSVPLAQQIAQQFNLTAIDIKTANAQFETGTTIRNLITYAVSITLLIVAGFGIYNILNMLIYEKMNDIAILKAVGFSGKDVQRIFMSQAMIIGLVGGVLGLIIGFGLAKLIGTIPFETEALPTVATYPINMNPMFFIIGFTFAMLSTFLAGYLPSKKAKNIDPVRIIRGQ
- a CDS encoding efflux RND transporter periplasmic adaptor subunit, with the protein product MIISCSKKEKILPTEQTLVESVYASATIQPDSLYQAYAIVGGILDANLVEEGELVSAEQSIIQIINNTSKLNTQNAKFSLELAKENYNGSAALLSSIQDEIEAAFLKYKNDSINYVRQKKLWDQNIGSKIEFDSKKLQYQLSSNELKRLKNRYLSTQNELQTAVKQAKNTYESSLITTDDYTVKSKIKGKVYALYKEPGEIVNTMESLASIGSATNFVIELLVDEVDIVKIKKDQEVLVHLDAYDGIVFKANISKIYPKKDESNQTFTVEAVFDDMPDVLFPGLSGEANIVISQKKDVLTIPKVYLIENNKVETDEGIINITTGLQNMEYVEVTSGLTSETFIYKPAQ